The Suncus etruscus isolate mSunEtr1 chromosome 14, mSunEtr1.pri.cur, whole genome shotgun sequence genome contains a region encoding:
- the LOC126028511 gene encoding galectin-4-like, with protein sequence MTLVPAPGYLPIYNPMLPFKKAIPGGLHVGMAIYIEGVTNKNPIRFTVNFALGTKPEADIAFHFSPCFDRKDQVVFNSLQSGCWGKMQMKHSLPFRKGDCFELLVMVLQEHYKVMVNGNPFYEFVHRMPPQDVTHLYVLGDLTLQFIGFFDCSLSPSQAALRSNLLTCNPPPMQAPPVFNPPVPYVVNLLEGLIPNKTFIIKGVVLRATSSIAINFRVGATGDIALHINPRIQEGIVVRNSFLNGQWGPEETSISCNPFVQGRPFDLFICASPYGFKVFASGQHIFDYQYRMFVFTTVNMLTVDGDVSLSYIHV encoded by the exons ATGACTCTTGTCCCTGCACCCGGCTACCTTCCTATCTACAACCCG ATGCTGCCCTTCAAGAAGGCCATCCCAGGCGGCCTGCATGTGGGGATGGCCATCTACATCGAGGGTGTGACCAACAAGAACCCGATAAG GTTCACAGTGAACTTTGCCTTGGGAACAAAACCAGAAGCCGACATCGCCTTTCACTTCAGTCCATGCTTTGACAGGAAGGACCAGGTGGTCTTCAACTCACTGCAGTCAGGCTGCTGGGGCAAAATGCAGATGAAACACAGTTTGCCCTTCAGAAAGGGAGACTGCTTCGAGCTGTTGGTGATGGTCCTGCAGGAGCATTACAAG GTGATGGTGAATGGAAATCCTTTCTATGAGTTTGTGCACCGGATGCCCCCCCAGGACGTCACCCACCTATATGTACTTGGAGACCTGACTCTCCAATTCATTGGCTTCTTTGACTGCAGTCTCAGCCCCAGCCAG GCTGCTTTAAGAAGCAACCTGCTTACCTGTAACCCGCCA CCAATGCAGGCACCTCCCGTCTTCAACCCG CCAGTGCCATATGTGGTGAATCTGCTGGAGGGCCTGATCCCAAATAAAACCTTCATTATAAAGGGCGTTGTTCTGCGTGCAACCAGCAG TATTGCCATCAACTTCCGTGTGGGAGCCACGGGGGACATAGCCCTGCACATCAACCCCCGTATCCAAGAGGGTATTGTGGTGAGGAACAGTTTCCTGAATGGCCAATGGGGACCTGAGGAGACAAGCATCTCCTGCAATCCCTTTGTGCAAGGACGGCCCTTTGAC CTATTTATCTGTGCCAGCCCCTATGGCTTCAAGGTGTTTGCCAGTGGCCAGCACATCTTTGACTACCAATATCGGATGTTTGTCTTCACCACAGTCAACATGCTGACAGTCGATGGGGATGTCTCCTTGTCCTACATCCATGTCTGA